CTGGGTGCGCCGAGCTGACCCTGTTCGGAAACCAGTGCGTCTCCGGTGATCAGCGTCTTGCTGCGCTCCAGGTACAAGCTGGCGTGGCCGAAGGTGTGGCCCGGCGTCGCCACCACCCGCACGCCCCCGGCCAGCGGCAGCACCTCGCCGTCCCTAAGGGCGCGGTTCACTTTGACCTGTACCGGCGGCAGGGCCGACATCCGGCGGATCATCTCCTTGCGCGGCTGCGGCACAGTGGGGTCGGCCATCATCTGCTCGACCTGCTCCGGCTTGGGCCTTTTTTGCGGCCACTCGTCACCTTCTATCATTGGAATCTCGCGCTCCAGCGCCCAGATCTGTGCGCCACTGGCCGCGATGATCGCTGGCAGGCTGCCGATGTGGTCGAGGTCGTGGTGGGTCACGATGACCTGCTTGATGTCTTGAAG
The window above is part of the Deinococcus detaillensis genome. Proteins encoded here:
- a CDS encoding MBL fold metallo-hydrolase: MVDAGVPGMEDAINAELAAHGLSLQDIKQVIVTHHDLDHIGSLPAIIAASGAQIWALEREIPMIEGDEWPQKRPKPEQVEQMMADPTVPQPRKEMIRRMSALPPVQVKVNRALRDGEVLPLAGGVRVVATPGHTFGHASLYLERSKTLITGDALVSEQGQLGAPRAQVTPDMTAASESVSKMAALDVNTIVTYHGGVVSEGANKQLSRVAGEMTGANG